Genomic DNA from Phycicoccus sp. M110.8:
GGCTGCGTCCCCCGCCGTGACGGATGCCGCGGCCGGCCCAGTAGGTCAGGTGGGACCGCGCCATGCCGCTGGCGAAGAACAGCGCGAACACCGCGGCATACGGCCAACCGTCGACGAGCTCCCTCACGGCGCCCACCCTAGGGGCCGCCCGTGACCGCCCCCGCTCCCCCGCACGCAGAACGGCGGTTGCTCGACGACCCGCGGGTTGGTGTCCCGCGGGAAGCCGAGCAACCGCCGTTTAGCGGAAGGTGTCAGCGGGCGGCACCCTCGGGCCCGCTTCCGCGGCGGCCTCCGGGCCTCGCTCCTTCGTCGCTCGTGTCCGCCCACGCAGAGCGTGGGACCCTTGCCGCCCGTCAGCGGGCCGCGGAGCCCTCGACGTAGTCGGTGTCGGTGTCCTTCACCCACGCCATGAGCTTGCGCAGGTCGCGGCCGGTGGCCTCGATCGGGTGCTGGGCACCCTTCTCGCGCAGCGCCTTGAACTCCGGGGCACCGGCGTCCTGGTCGTCGATGAACCGCTGGGCGAACGCACCGCTCTTGATGTCGGCGAGCACCGCCTTCATGTTCTCCTTGACGTGCTCGTCGATCACGCGGGGGCCCGACACGTAGTCGCCGTACTCGGCCGTGTCCGACACCGACCAGCGCTGCTTGGCGATGCCGCCCTCGACCATGAGGTCGACGATGAGCTTGAGCTCGTGCAGGCACTCGAAGTACGCGACCTCGGGCTGGTAGCCGGCCTCGACCAGGGTCTCGAAGCCGTACATGATCAGCTGGCTCGCGCCACCGCAGAGCACCGACTGCTCACCGAACAGGTCGGTCTCGGTCTCCTCGGTGAACGTCGTCCTGATGCCGCCGGCGCGCAGGCCGCCGATCGCCTTGGCGTAGGACTTCGCGAGGTCCCAGGCCGTGCCGCTGGCGTCCTGCTCGACCGCGAGCAGCACCGGCACGCCTCGGCCATCGACGTACTCGCGGCGCACGAGGTGACCCGGGCCCTTGGGCGCGACCATGACGACGTCCGAGCCGGCCTCGGGCTTGATGTAGCCGAACCGGATGTTGAAGCCGTGGCCGAACAGCAGCGCCGCGCCCTCCTTGAGGTTGGGCTGGATGTCGTTGGCGTACACCGTCCGCTGCACCTGGTCCGGGGTGAGGATGACGACGAGGTCGGCCTCCTTCACGGCGTCGGCGACGGACTTCACGGTGAGGCCCTCGTTCTCGGCCTTCGCCCGGCTCTTGCTGCCCTCGGCCAGGCCGACGCGGACGTCGACGCCCGAGTCGCGCAGGTTGAGCGCGTGGGCGTGGCCCTGGCTGCCGTAGCCGATCACGGCCACCTTCTTGCCCTGGACCACACTCAGGTCAGCGTCGTCGTCGTAGAACATCTCGGCCACGGTGGCCAACTCCTTAGGTTGCGGGTTTCGTTCTGCTGGTTCGGTTTCGGTGCGTCTTCGGTATGCCGTGAGCTCACCACGGCGCGGGGGTCAGGCGGAGCGCAGCGCCCGGTCGGTGATCGAGCGCGAGCCGCGCCCGATGGCCACCATCCCGGACTGCACGAGCTCCTTGACCCCGAACGGCTCGAGCACCTCGAGGAAGGCGGTCAGCTTGTCCCGGTTGCCGGTGACCTCGATCGTGAGCGTGTCGCTCGCGACGTCGACGACCTTGGCGCGGAACAGCTGCACCGTCTCCAGGACGTGGCTGCGGCTGTTGAGGTCGGTGCGGACCTTCACGAGCAGGATCTCGCGCTGGACCGAGGCGTTCGGCTCGAGCTCGACGACCTTGAGCACCTCGACGAGCTTGTTGAGCTGCTTGGTCACCTGCTCCAGCGGGAGGTCCTCGACGTCGACGACGACCGTCATCCGCGAGATCTCGGCGTGCTCGGTCGGGCCCACGGCGAGGGAGTCGATGTTGAAGCCCCGCCGCGAGAACAGCGCCGCGATGCGCGCCAGCACACCGGGCTTGTTCTCGACCAGGACCGACAGCGTGTGCTTGCTCATGCGCGGTTCGCCTCCTGCTGTGCTGCCGCCTGCTCCGCCGCGACCTGGTCGGCCACGGCCTCCTCCGCCGTCGTGTCGTCCTCGCGGTCCCACTGCGGCGCGGTGTCCTTGGCCACCTGGATGGCGTCGTTGCTCACGCCGGCGGGGACCATCGGCCAGACCATCGCGTCACGGTGGACGACGAAGTCGACGACGACCGGGACGTCGTTGATCTCCATGGCCTTGGCGATCGTCGCGTCGATGTCCTCCGGCCGCTCGCACCGCAGGCCGACGCAGCCGTAGGCCTCGGCGAGCTTGACGAAGTCGGGCACGCGGCGGCCGACGGACGTGTGCAGGTCGGTGTTGGAGTACCGCTCGTTGTAGAACAGCGACTGCCACTGCCGGACCATGCCCAGGCTGCTGTTGTTGATGACGGCGACCTTGATCGGGATGTTGTTGATGACGCAGGTCGCGAGCTCCTGGTTGGTCATCTGGAAGCAGCCGTCGCCGTCGATCGCCCAGACGGTGCGCTCGGGCTCGGCGACCTTGGCGCCCATGGCGGCCGGCACGGCATACCCCATCGTGCCGAGGCCACCACTGTTGAGCCAGGCGTTCGGGCGCTCGTACTGCACGAACTGCGCCGCCCACATCTGGTGCTGTCCGACGCCGGCGACGTAGGTGGCCTCCGGCCCCGCGATGGCGCCGATGCGCTCGATGACCTGCTGCGGCGCGACGGTCTCCTCACCCTCGGGCGTGGTGTAGCCGAGCGGGAAGGTCGCCTTCCAGCCCGCGGTCTGCTCGCGCCAGGCGGCGTAGTCGCCCTCCTTGCCGGCCTGGTGGTCGGCCGTCACGGCGGCGGTCAGCTCGGTCAGCACCTCGCGCACGTCACCGACGATCGGGACGTCGGCGACGCGGTTCTTGGAGATCTCGGCCGGGTCGATGTCGGCGTGGATCACCTTGGCCTCGGGGGCGAAGGTCGACAACAGGCCCGTGACCCGGTCGTCGAACCGCGCGCCGAGGGTGATGAGCAGGTCCGACTTCTGCAGGGCGGTGACCGCCGCGACCGAGCCGTGCATGCCCGGCATGCCGAGGTGCAGGGGGTGGCTGTCGGGCACCGCGCCCCGCGCCATGAGCGTGGTCACGACGGGGATCTGCGTGAGCTCGACGAACGCCCGCAGCTCCTCCGACGCGTGCCCGCGGACGACACCGCCCCCGACGTAGAGGACCGGGCGCTTGGCCTCGGCGACGAGCCGGGCCGCCTCGCGGATCTGCTTGTTGTGCGGGCGGGCGACGGGCCGGTAGCCCGGCAGGTCGAACTTCGGCGGCCACGAGAAGACGGTCCGCGCCTGCAGGGCGTCCTTGGAGATGTCGACCAGGACCGGGCCGGGACGCCCGGTCGAGGCGATGTGGAAGGCCTCGGCGACCACGCGCGGGATCTCGGCCGCATCGGTCACGAGGTAGTTGTGCTTGGTGATCGGCATCGTGATGCCGCGGATGTCGGCCTCCTGGAAGGCGTCCGTCCCGATCGCGCTCGAGCTGACCTGGCCGGTGATCGCCACCATCGGGACCGAGTCCATGTAGGCGTCGGCGATGGCGGTGACGAGGTTGGTCGCGCCGGGGCCCGAGGTCGCCATGCAGACACCGACCCTGCCGGTGGCGCTGGCGTAGCCCTCGGCCGCGTGGCCCGCGCCCTGCTCGTGGCGCACGAGGATGTGGCGCACCTTCGTGGAGTCCAGCAGCGGGTCGTATGCCGGGAGGATCGCGCCGCCGGGGATGCCGAAGACGGTGTCGACGCCCACGGCCTCGAGCGAGAGCACGAGGCTCTGGGCACCCGTGACCTGGGTGGGGGTCTTGGCGCGGGCCTGCTGCGCCACCTGGCTCGGGCTGGGCGCCGGCGTCGGTGCCGTTCTCGCGTCGCTCACGTCGATCTCACTGCTTTCGCTTCTCGCTGGGTCGGGCCACACCGTGTCGGTTCACAAAAAATGCCCCCCAGTCCCGTGGCGGGGACGACGGAGGGCAGCGCGCGGGCTCTCGGGGAAGAGTGCCTGCGCGCTAGGGAAGTACGAGAATCCGTGCCACACGAGCACTCTCCCGCCGCGTCGGCGGGGTGTCAACGTGCGAGACGACGCGTACCACCATGCGGACGTGTCGTCTCAGTCACAGGACCGACACGTCCGCTCCCCCTCGGTGTCAGCCGCAGACCGCCCCGCCGCTGGCGGAGCCGACGAGCTTGCGGTACTTCGCGAGCACGCCGCGCGTGTACTTCGGCTCGGGGTGGGTCACGCCCTCGGCGCGCCGGCGGGCGAGCTCGTCCTCGTCGACCAGCAGGTCGAGCGTGGCGTTCGCGACGTCGAGCCGGATGCCGTCGCCGTCACGGACGAACGCGATCGGCCCCTCGTCGACCGCCTCGGGCGCGACGTGGCCCACGCACAGGCCGGTCGTCCCGCCGGAGAACCGGCCGTCGGTCAGCAGCAGCACGTCCTTGCCCAGCCCCGCGCCCTTGATCGCGCCGGTCACCGCGAGCATCTCGCGCATGCCGGGCCCGCCCTTGGGCCCCTCGTACCGGATCACGACGACGTCGTTGGGCTTGAGCGAGCCCGACTCCACGGCGTCCATGGCCGCCCGCTCGCCGTCGAAGACGCGCGCGGTGCCCTCGAAGACCTCGTCGTCGAAGCCGGCCGTCTTCACGACCGCGCCCTCCGGTGCGAGCGACCCGGTGAGGATGGTGAGGCCGCCGGTCTTGTGGATCGGCTGCGCCATGTCGCGGATGACGCGCCCGTCGATGTGCGGCGGGGCGAGCTCCTCGAGGTTCTCGGCCATGGTCTTCC
This window encodes:
- the ilvC gene encoding ketol-acid reductoisomerase, whose translation is MAEMFYDDDADLSVVQGKKVAVIGYGSQGHAHALNLRDSGVDVRVGLAEGSKSRAKAENEGLTVKSVADAVKEADLVVILTPDQVQRTVYANDIQPNLKEGAALLFGHGFNIRFGYIKPEAGSDVVMVAPKGPGHLVRREYVDGRGVPVLLAVEQDASGTAWDLAKSYAKAIGGLRAGGIRTTFTEETETDLFGEQSVLCGGASQLIMYGFETLVEAGYQPEVAYFECLHELKLIVDLMVEGGIAKQRWSVSDTAEYGDYVSGPRVIDEHVKENMKAVLADIKSGAFAQRFIDDQDAGAPEFKALREKGAQHPIEATGRDLRKLMAWVKDTDTDYVEGSAAR
- the ilvN gene encoding acetolactate synthase small subunit; amino-acid sequence: MSKHTLSVLVENKPGVLARIAALFSRRGFNIDSLAVGPTEHAEISRMTVVVDVEDLPLEQVTKQLNKLVEVLKVVELEPNASVQREILLVKVRTDLNSRSHVLETVQLFRAKVVDVASDTLTIEVTGNRDKLTAFLEVLEPFGVKELVQSGMVAIGRGSRSITDRALRSA
- a CDS encoding acetolactate synthase large subunit, whose amino-acid sequence is MAQQARAKTPTQVTGAQSLVLSLEAVGVDTVFGIPGGAILPAYDPLLDSTKVRHILVRHEQGAGHAAEGYASATGRVGVCMATSGPGATNLVTAIADAYMDSVPMVAITGQVSSSAIGTDAFQEADIRGITMPITKHNYLVTDAAEIPRVVAEAFHIASTGRPGPVLVDISKDALQARTVFSWPPKFDLPGYRPVARPHNKQIREAARLVAEAKRPVLYVGGGVVRGHASEELRAFVELTQIPVVTTLMARGAVPDSHPLHLGMPGMHGSVAAVTALQKSDLLITLGARFDDRVTGLLSTFAPEAKVIHADIDPAEISKNRVADVPIVGDVREVLTELTAAVTADHQAGKEGDYAAWREQTAGWKATFPLGYTTPEGEETVAPQQVIERIGAIAGPEATYVAGVGQHQMWAAQFVQYERPNAWLNSGGLGTMGYAVPAAMGAKVAEPERTVWAIDGDGCFQMTNQELATCVINNIPIKVAVINNSSLGMVRQWQSLFYNERYSNTDLHTSVGRRVPDFVKLAEAYGCVGLRCERPEDIDATIAKAMEINDVPVVVDFVVHRDAMVWPMVPAGVSNDAIQVAKDTAPQWDREDDTTAEEAVADQVAAEQAAAQQEANRA